The following are encoded together in the Hyalangium minutum genome:
- a CDS encoding di-heme oxidoredictase family protein: MASAPDGGLRVARAHTIEEAILWHGGQGRANRDRFKAMSKEERGELIDFVNSL, encoded by the coding sequence CTGGCGAGCGCGCCCGACGGCGGACTTCGTGTTGCTCGTGCCCACACCATCGAAGAGGCCATCTTGTGGCACGGAGGGCAGGGCCGCGCGAACCGGGACCGCTTCAAGGCCATGTCAAAGGAAGAGCGCGGCGAGCTGATCGACTTCGTGAACTCGCTCTGA